The following coding sequences are from one Salvia hispanica cultivar TCC Black 2014 chromosome 3, UniMelb_Shisp_WGS_1.0, whole genome shotgun sequence window:
- the LOC125215861 gene encoding uncharacterized protein LOC125215861 isoform X4, with protein sequence MAESKLDLPEDLIGSKPSDQSWIPKASTGNDEDKGLMGSLDESKDQAASEIPLSPQWLYAKPNEPKMEARGPSSLSLGTSADLNQKEVWRSDVPEEKKDWRKIAPEPDSARRWREEERETGTFGRKDRRKMDRRVDNAPAREPTENRSLPATDRWHDVNNRSAGHETRRDSKWSLRWGPDDKEKDSRGDKRADVEKEESHNESQPFVSNSRSGPERVTDSRDKWRPRHRMEGNPAGSGQRTAPGFGPERGRVDGSNVGFTVGRGRSSASIGRPSSSSPIGAAQCDKNGKFVYPRGKLLDIYRKQKLESSLAPVPDTFEEVPPITQLEAAEPLAFVAPDAEQEAVLSDICKGKITSSGALYSALKTGRSGDSFSEVADVEFSNGRQVSFSADVTEDIPDNFDKSSADIHEASVDSIFYDTSSKGGLLNEKIGNYEEQYEVLENMNGKELDIGRLQALNGAQYEQFWSDELHKTGSRANEYQLDRGIPPEELSLYYQDPQGEIQGPFLGVDIISWFEQGFFGADLPVRLEDAPDDSPFLELGDVMPQLKFGHEYGSGNELSSNLEKSAVMEGASETCLQAGAPVPESVSSTVVDGSRWQLHEFDNIPSHQGQSNVPDSHRHLPQHMYSQGKDFNDFGVQDEEIVFPGRPGSGGSTIGKTSRVYGESASNSGNQSHLPHEMTESGLSNQNDNKMNPFRWSELASTHTRSEQAPPFSGGVQEKLVNAGPGGRLSPFSAMANQAHAPEAWNDAFGSSSHSYQDVMDGRLSSRMDQEFSQFDIAEKLLQQQLQQQHLQQHGVVPSLNTHMSDAMLEGAPSTKLMHHKLLGNQMGQDMEHLLALQRQQQRQIQLQQQQQLQQQEQFHQQQMLLKEQQQSQARQALLEQLPQSQMRESGLGQSRAALEQALLKQQILNDRQQRSLFSSRHSDPSLEQLIQAKFGQVPHQGHQNDLVDLLSRGRRGQIHPLDQQIIQQDQLHGRQLPLGLRQRLEMEERPINPGWSLDDAGNFHRNPSASNRPITAGFGPLDFYSQQIPPPEEHLNLLERNLSVHDRLQHGLYEPGMLPFERSMSLPVGPAGVNRDVVNSLARGLEMQEQIARIQSSGQGGGFSSGMFSQHINHPLHSNQFHDSRMDTTEGHWSDNNGHLPNDWMESRVQQHLHNERQRREIDAKRNTEDPSLWMSAGSNDDSSKRLLMELLQQKTGHASSDHTDMINGVPNERRPPSGHRHRSMSNQSFGALSDQESGFNNSFTVGSFNSDSGLPPQNRPSEGISSILEIGGLPYRSKRGGMIAAAVDEGIISDAQEGLIEQAGLTSNDRGEREMPVNVLSRNKSLGSAGVQNIKIGSDDSVPEDAAKDRLRSSSSKGPENVLLRRPPVSRAASSQEALSELNVDSVRGKSVPSAVTPDGVRREVGVTAVGNVEAASRRDVQFRRTSSCNDADVLETSFSDMLKSSAKKPTPQETHASAAAASEALDGASGARNKKKGKKGRQIDPALLGFKVTSNRIMMGEIQHVED encoded by the exons ATGGCGGAAAGTAAACTGGATCTCCCGGAGGATCTCATCGGTTCGAAGCCGTCCGATCAATCTTGGATTCCGAAAG CTTCCACTGGAAATGATGAGGACAAGGGGTTGATGGGATCACTGGATGAGTCAAAGG ATCAAGCAGCTTCTGAGATTCCTCTGTCCCCACAGTGGCTGTATGCTAAGCCAAATgagccaaaaatg GAAGCCCGTGGCCCAAGTTCTCTGTCTCTTGGCACCTCTGCTGATTTGAACCAAAAAGAGGTTTGGCGCTCAGATGTCCCtgaggaaaaaaaagattGGAGAAAGATTGCTCCTGAACCTGACAGTGCTCGCCGCTGGCGTGAAGAAGAAAGGGAAACTGGAACGTTTGGGCGAAAGGATCGGAGGAAGATGGACAGACGGGTTGACAATGCTCCGGCCAGAGAACCTACTGAGAACAGATCTTTGCCAGCAACTGACAGGTGGCATGATGTTAATAATCGCAGTGCTGGCCATGAAACAAGGCGTGATAGCAAATGGTCTTTAAGGTGGGGCCCTGATGACAAAGAAAAGGATTCTCGGGGGGATAAAAGGGCAGATGTGGAGAAGGAAGAGTCCCATAATGAAAGCCAACCATTTGTTTCAAATAGTCGTTCTGGTCCTGAGCGTGTAACTGATTCTCGTGATAAGTGGAGGCCTCGGCATAGGATGGAGGGGAATCCTGCTGGATCTGGTCAACGCACTGCTCCTGGATTTGGACCTGAAAGGGGAAGAGTTGATGGTTCAAATGTGGGCTTTACTGTAGGGCGTGGTAGATCTTCTGCTTCCATTGGAAGAccttcatcatcttctccaattgGTGCGGCTCAGTgtgataaaaatggaaaatttgtTTACCCCAGAGGCAAACTACTTGACATATATCGTAAGCAAAAGCTGGAGTCATCCCTTGCCCCTGTGCCAGACACTTTTGAGGAAGTACCCCCAATAACTCAATTAGAGGCTGCAGAACCTTTAGCTTTTGTTGCTCCGGACGCTGAGCAAGAG GCTGTACTGAGTGACATATGTAAGGGTAAAATAACTAGCAGTGGTGCCTTGTACAGTGCACTTAAGACGGGCAGATCTGGTGATAGCTTTTCAG AAGTGGCAGACGTTGAATTCTCCAACGGAAGACAGGTTTCCTTCTCTGCTGATGTCACTGAAGATATACCAGATAACTTCGATAAATCATCAGCTGATATTCATGAAGCTAGTGTCGATAGCATATTCTACGATACTTCATCAAAAGGAGGTCTGCTAAATG AGAAAATTGGTAATTATGAAGAACAATATGAAGTTTTAGAGAATATGAACGGGAAAGAACTGGATATTGGCCGTTTGCAAGCTCTAAATGGTGCTCAATATG AACAGTTCTGGTCTGATGAGCTGCACAAGACTGGGAGCAGAGCCAATGAATATCAGCTGGATAGAGGAATCCCTCCAGAGGAATTGAGTTTGTATTATCAGGATCCTCAAGGGGAGATACAAGGACCTTTTCTTGGGGTGGACATCATTTCATGGTTTGAGCAAGGGTTTTTTGGGGCCGACTTACCTGTTCGTTTGGAAGATGCGCCTGATGACTCACCCTTCCTTGAATTGGGAGATGTTATGCCTCAATTGAAATTTGGACATGAGTATGGTAGTGGAAATGAGTTGAGTTCCAATTTAGAAAAGTCAGCTGTAATGGAGGGTGCGTCTGAAACATGCTTACAAGCTGGTGCTCCAGTTCCTGAATCTGTTTCTTCCACTGTAGTGGATGGATCCAGATGGCAGTTACAtgagtttgataatatccctTCACATCAAGGTCAGTCAAATGTACCTGACAGTCATCGTCATCTGCCACAACACATGTACTCTCAGGGAAAAGATTTCAATGATTTTGGCGTCCAAGATGAAG AAATCGTGTTTCCTGGAAGACCTGGTAGTGGTGGCAGTACGATAGGAAAGACGTCGAGAGTATATGGGGAATCTGCCTCAAATAGTGGGAACCAGTCGCATCTCCCTCATGAAATGACAGAGTCTGGTTTGTCAAATCAGAATGACAATAAAATGAATCCTTTTAGATGGTCTGAGCTTGCCAGTACACACACAAGGAGTGAACAGGCACCTCCATTCAGTGGAGGCGTGCAGGAGAAACTTGTAAATGCAGGACCTGGTGGTAGACTTTCCCCTTTCAGTGCCATGGCTAATCAGGCTCACGCCCCAGAGGCATGGAATGATGCTTTTGGCAGCAGCTCACATTCGTATCAAGATGTCATGGATGGTCGCCTATCTTCCAGAATGGACCAAGAATTTAGCCAATTTGATATAGCAGAGAAGCTATTGCAGCAGCAACTTCAGCAGCAGCATCTCCAGCAGCATGGTGTGGTGCCTTCCCTTAATACGCACATGAGTGATGCAATGCTAGAAGGGGCCCCATCTACTAAGTTGATGCACCACAAACTGCTTGGTAATCAAATGGGGCAAGATATGGAACATCTATTAGCCCTTCAGCGGCAGCAGCAGAGGCAGATCCAACTTCAACAACAGCAGCAGCTGCAGCAACAAGAGCAGTTCCATCAGCAGCAAATGTTGTTGAAAGAGCAACAGCAGTCTCAGGCAAGACAGGCTCTTCTTGAGCAGTTGCCGCAGAGTCAAATGCGCGAGTCAGGTCTTGGGCAGTCTCGTGCTGCTCTTGAACAGGCTTTGTTGAAGCAGCAAATTCTGAATGATAGGCAACAACGCTCCCTATTTTCTTCTAGGCATTCTGATCCATCCCTTGAACAGCTAATTCAAGCAAAATTTGGTCAAGTGCCTCATCAAGGGCATCAAAATGATTTAGTGGATCTTTTGTCACGCGGAAGGCGTGGGCAAATTCACCCCCTGGATCAACAGATCATTCAGCAAGATCAGCTGCATGGGAGGCAGTTGCCTTTGGGGCTAAGGCAGCGATTGGAAATGGAAGAAAGGCCAATCAACCCTGGGTGGTCGCTTGATGATGCTGGTAATTTTCACAGAAATCCCTCTGCCTCTAATAGACCCATCACTGCTGGATTTGGTCCATTGGACTTTTATTCCCAACAAATTCCACCTCCGGAGGAGCATCTCAACCTTCTTGAACGCAACCTTTCTGTACATGACAGACTCCAACATGGTCTTTATGAGCCTGGCATGTTACCTTTTGAGCGTTCAATGTCATTGCCTGTGGGTCCTGCTGGGGTAAATCGTGATGTTGTGAATTCATTGGCTCGTGGCCTAGAAATGCAGGAGCAGATTGCACGGATTCAATCTAGTGGTCAAGGCGGAGGATTCTCGTCTGGCATGTTTTCTCAGCATATAAACCACCCTTTACATTCCAATCAATTTCATGATTCACGAATGGATACAACAGAGGGCCATTGGTCTGATAATAATGGTCATTTACCGAATGATTGGATGGAGTCTAGAGTTCAACAACACCTTCATAATGAAAGGCAGAGGAGAGAGATAGATGCCAAAAGAAATACTGAAGACCCTAGTTTGTGGATGTCAGCTGGATCAAATGATGACAGTTCTAAGCGATTGCTTATGGAGCTACTACAGCAGAAAACTGGCCACGCATCAAGTGACCACACTGATATGATTAATGGAGTACCAAATGAGAGAAGGCCACCTTCAGGTCATCGCCATAGGAGCATGTCAAACCAGTCATTCGGTGCTCTTTCAGACCAGGAATCTGGTTTCAACAACTCATTCACTGTTGGGTCCTTTAATTCTGATTCAGGTCTGCCACCACAGAATCGACCATCTGAGGGAATAAGCAGTATCCTGGAAATTGGTGGATTGCCTTATCGATCTAAACGTGGAGGAATGATTGCTGCTGCTGTTGATGAG GGCATAATTTCTGATGCTCAAGAAGGCTTAATTGAGCAGGCTGGCTTAACTTCTAATGACAGAGGGGAAAGGGAAATGCCGGTCAATGTCCTAAGCAGGAATAAGTCACTTGGCTCTGCTG GTGTTCAGAATATCAAAATTGGATCTGATGATTCTGTTCCTGAGGACGCTGCTAAGGATAG GTTGAGATCGTCCAGTTCTAAAGGACCAGAGAATGTCTTGCTGAGGCGTCCACCTGTATCACGAGCTGCATCTTCTCAGGAAGCGCTGTCAGAGCTGAATGTTGACTCAGTCAGAGGGAAAAGTGTTCCAAGTGCAGTAACTCCTGATG GAGTGAGAAGGGAGGTGGGTGTTACAGCTGTAGGAAATGTTGAAGCGGCTAGCAGAAGAGATGTGCAGTTCCGAAGAACATCATCCTGTAATGATGCCGATGTATTGGAAACATCATTCAGTGATATGCTTAAAAGCAGCGCTAAGAAGCCAACACCTCAAGAAACGCATGCTTCAGCAGCAGCAGCTTCAGAGGCGCTGGATGGAGCTTCTGGGGCTCGGAACAAAAAGAAGGGCAAGAAAGGCAGACAGATTGATCCTGCACTTCTTGGTTTCAAGGTCACTAGCAATCGGATCATGATGGGCGAAATTCAGCATGTTGAAGATTAA
- the LOC125215861 gene encoding uncharacterized protein LOC125215861 isoform X3 produces MAESKLDLPEDLIGSKPSDQSWIPKASTGNDEDKGLMGSLDESKDQAASEIPLSPQWLYAKPNEPKMEARGPSSLSLGTSADLNQKEVWRSDVPEEKKDWRKIAPEPDSARRWREEERETGTFGRKDRRKMDRRVDNAPAREPTENRSLPATDRWHDVNNRSAGHETRRDSKWSLRWGPDDKEKDSRGDKRADVEKEESHNESQPFVSNSRSGPERVTDSRDKWRPRHRMEGNPAGSGQRTAPGFGPERGRVDGSNVGFTVGRGRSSASIGRPSSSSPIGAAQCDKNGKFVYPRGKLLDIYRKQKLESSLAPVPDTFEEVPPITQLEAAEPLAFVAPDAEQEAVLSDICKGKITSSGALYSALKTGRSGDSFSEVADVEFSNGRQVSFSADVTEDIPDNFDKSSADIHEASVDSIFYDTSSKGGLLNEKIGNYEEQYEVLENMNGKELDIGRLQALNGAQYGELLLKVAGAAVNHHPLFESLQSVSPFDVNNILRESNSLLSVQTSEQFWSDELHKTGSRANEYQLDRGIPPEELSLYYQDPQGEIQGPFLGVDIISWFEQGFFGADLPVRLEDAPDDSPFLELGDVMPQLKFGHEYGSGNELSSNLEKSAVMEGASETCLQAGAPVPESVSSTVVDGSRWQLHEFDNIPSHQGQSNVPDSHRHLPQHMYSQGKDFNDFGVQDEEIVFPGRPGSGGSTIGKTSRVYGESASNSGNQSHLPHEMTESGLSNQNDNKMNPFRWSELASTHTRSEQAPPFSGGVQEKLVNAGPGGRLSPFSAMANQAHAPEAWNDAFGSSSHSYQDVMDGRLSSRMDQEFSQFDIAEKLLQQQLQQQHLQQHGVVPSLNTHMSDAMLEGAPSTKLMHHKLLGNQMGQDMEHLLALQRQQQRQIQLQQQQQLQQQEQFHQQQMLLKEQQQSQARQALLEQLPQSQMRESGLGQSRAALEQALLKQQILNDRQQRSLFSSRHSDPSLEQLIQAKFGQVPHQGHQNDLVDLLSRGRRGQIHPLDQQIIQQDQLHGRQLPLGLRQRLEMEERPINPGWSLDDAGNFHRNPSASNRPITAGFGPLDFYSQQIPPPEEHLNLLERNLSVHDRLQHGLYEPGMLPFERSMSLPVGPAGVNRDVVNSLARGLEMQEQIARIQSSGQGGGFSSGMFSQHINHPLHSNQFHDSRMDTTEGHWSDNNGHLPNDWMESRVQQHLHNERQRREIDAKRNTEDPSLWMSAGSNDDSSKRLLMELLQQKTGHASSDHTDMINGVPNERRPPSGLPPQNRPSEGISSILEIGGLPYRSKRGGMIAAAVDEGIISDAQEGLIEQAGLTSNDRGEREMPVNVLSRNKSLGSAGVQNIKIGSDDSVPEDAAKDRLRSSSSKGPENVLLRRPPVSRAASSQEALSELNVDSVRGKSVPSAVTPDGVRREVGVTAVGNVEAASRRDVQFRRTSSCNDADVLETSFSDMLKSSAKKPTPQETHASAAAASEALDGASGARNKKKGKKGRQIDPALLGFKVTSNRIMMGEIQHVED; encoded by the exons ATGGCGGAAAGTAAACTGGATCTCCCGGAGGATCTCATCGGTTCGAAGCCGTCCGATCAATCTTGGATTCCGAAAG CTTCCACTGGAAATGATGAGGACAAGGGGTTGATGGGATCACTGGATGAGTCAAAGG ATCAAGCAGCTTCTGAGATTCCTCTGTCCCCACAGTGGCTGTATGCTAAGCCAAATgagccaaaaatg GAAGCCCGTGGCCCAAGTTCTCTGTCTCTTGGCACCTCTGCTGATTTGAACCAAAAAGAGGTTTGGCGCTCAGATGTCCCtgaggaaaaaaaagattGGAGAAAGATTGCTCCTGAACCTGACAGTGCTCGCCGCTGGCGTGAAGAAGAAAGGGAAACTGGAACGTTTGGGCGAAAGGATCGGAGGAAGATGGACAGACGGGTTGACAATGCTCCGGCCAGAGAACCTACTGAGAACAGATCTTTGCCAGCAACTGACAGGTGGCATGATGTTAATAATCGCAGTGCTGGCCATGAAACAAGGCGTGATAGCAAATGGTCTTTAAGGTGGGGCCCTGATGACAAAGAAAAGGATTCTCGGGGGGATAAAAGGGCAGATGTGGAGAAGGAAGAGTCCCATAATGAAAGCCAACCATTTGTTTCAAATAGTCGTTCTGGTCCTGAGCGTGTAACTGATTCTCGTGATAAGTGGAGGCCTCGGCATAGGATGGAGGGGAATCCTGCTGGATCTGGTCAACGCACTGCTCCTGGATTTGGACCTGAAAGGGGAAGAGTTGATGGTTCAAATGTGGGCTTTACTGTAGGGCGTGGTAGATCTTCTGCTTCCATTGGAAGAccttcatcatcttctccaattgGTGCGGCTCAGTgtgataaaaatggaaaatttgtTTACCCCAGAGGCAAACTACTTGACATATATCGTAAGCAAAAGCTGGAGTCATCCCTTGCCCCTGTGCCAGACACTTTTGAGGAAGTACCCCCAATAACTCAATTAGAGGCTGCAGAACCTTTAGCTTTTGTTGCTCCGGACGCTGAGCAAGAG GCTGTACTGAGTGACATATGTAAGGGTAAAATAACTAGCAGTGGTGCCTTGTACAGTGCACTTAAGACGGGCAGATCTGGTGATAGCTTTTCAG AAGTGGCAGACGTTGAATTCTCCAACGGAAGACAGGTTTCCTTCTCTGCTGATGTCACTGAAGATATACCAGATAACTTCGATAAATCATCAGCTGATATTCATGAAGCTAGTGTCGATAGCATATTCTACGATACTTCATCAAAAGGAGGTCTGCTAAATG AGAAAATTGGTAATTATGAAGAACAATATGAAGTTTTAGAGAATATGAACGGGAAAGAACTGGATATTGGCCGTTTGCAAGCTCTAAATGGTGCTCAATATGGTGAGTTGCTGCTAAAGGTTGCAGGTGCTGCTGTCAATCATCACCCTTTGTTTGAGAGTCTCCAATCTGTCTCACCATTTGATGTAAACAATATACTCCGTGAATCAAACTCTCTTTTATCTGTTCAAACATCAGAACAGTTCTGGTCTGATGAGCTGCACAAGACTGGGAGCAGAGCCAATGAATATCAGCTGGATAGAGGAATCCCTCCAGAGGAATTGAGTTTGTATTATCAGGATCCTCAAGGGGAGATACAAGGACCTTTTCTTGGGGTGGACATCATTTCATGGTTTGAGCAAGGGTTTTTTGGGGCCGACTTACCTGTTCGTTTGGAAGATGCGCCTGATGACTCACCCTTCCTTGAATTGGGAGATGTTATGCCTCAATTGAAATTTGGACATGAGTATGGTAGTGGAAATGAGTTGAGTTCCAATTTAGAAAAGTCAGCTGTAATGGAGGGTGCGTCTGAAACATGCTTACAAGCTGGTGCTCCAGTTCCTGAATCTGTTTCTTCCACTGTAGTGGATGGATCCAGATGGCAGTTACAtgagtttgataatatccctTCACATCAAGGTCAGTCAAATGTACCTGACAGTCATCGTCATCTGCCACAACACATGTACTCTCAGGGAAAAGATTTCAATGATTTTGGCGTCCAAGATGAAG AAATCGTGTTTCCTGGAAGACCTGGTAGTGGTGGCAGTACGATAGGAAAGACGTCGAGAGTATATGGGGAATCTGCCTCAAATAGTGGGAACCAGTCGCATCTCCCTCATGAAATGACAGAGTCTGGTTTGTCAAATCAGAATGACAATAAAATGAATCCTTTTAGATGGTCTGAGCTTGCCAGTACACACACAAGGAGTGAACAGGCACCTCCATTCAGTGGAGGCGTGCAGGAGAAACTTGTAAATGCAGGACCTGGTGGTAGACTTTCCCCTTTCAGTGCCATGGCTAATCAGGCTCACGCCCCAGAGGCATGGAATGATGCTTTTGGCAGCAGCTCACATTCGTATCAAGATGTCATGGATGGTCGCCTATCTTCCAGAATGGACCAAGAATTTAGCCAATTTGATATAGCAGAGAAGCTATTGCAGCAGCAACTTCAGCAGCAGCATCTCCAGCAGCATGGTGTGGTGCCTTCCCTTAATACGCACATGAGTGATGCAATGCTAGAAGGGGCCCCATCTACTAAGTTGATGCACCACAAACTGCTTGGTAATCAAATGGGGCAAGATATGGAACATCTATTAGCCCTTCAGCGGCAGCAGCAGAGGCAGATCCAACTTCAACAACAGCAGCAGCTGCAGCAACAAGAGCAGTTCCATCAGCAGCAAATGTTGTTGAAAGAGCAACAGCAGTCTCAGGCAAGACAGGCTCTTCTTGAGCAGTTGCCGCAGAGTCAAATGCGCGAGTCAGGTCTTGGGCAGTCTCGTGCTGCTCTTGAACAGGCTTTGTTGAAGCAGCAAATTCTGAATGATAGGCAACAACGCTCCCTATTTTCTTCTAGGCATTCTGATCCATCCCTTGAACAGCTAATTCAAGCAAAATTTGGTCAAGTGCCTCATCAAGGGCATCAAAATGATTTAGTGGATCTTTTGTCACGCGGAAGGCGTGGGCAAATTCACCCCCTGGATCAACAGATCATTCAGCAAGATCAGCTGCATGGGAGGCAGTTGCCTTTGGGGCTAAGGCAGCGATTGGAAATGGAAGAAAGGCCAATCAACCCTGGGTGGTCGCTTGATGATGCTGGTAATTTTCACAGAAATCCCTCTGCCTCTAATAGACCCATCACTGCTGGATTTGGTCCATTGGACTTTTATTCCCAACAAATTCCACCTCCGGAGGAGCATCTCAACCTTCTTGAACGCAACCTTTCTGTACATGACAGACTCCAACATGGTCTTTATGAGCCTGGCATGTTACCTTTTGAGCGTTCAATGTCATTGCCTGTGGGTCCTGCTGGGGTAAATCGTGATGTTGTGAATTCATTGGCTCGTGGCCTAGAAATGCAGGAGCAGATTGCACGGATTCAATCTAGTGGTCAAGGCGGAGGATTCTCGTCTGGCATGTTTTCTCAGCATATAAACCACCCTTTACATTCCAATCAATTTCATGATTCACGAATGGATACAACAGAGGGCCATTGGTCTGATAATAATGGTCATTTACCGAATGATTGGATGGAGTCTAGAGTTCAACAACACCTTCATAATGAAAGGCAGAGGAGAGAGATAGATGCCAAAAGAAATACTGAAGACCCTAGTTTGTGGATGTCAGCTGGATCAAATGATGACAGTTCTAAGCGATTGCTTATGGAGCTACTACAGCAGAAAACTGGCCACGCATCAAGTGACCACACTGATATGATTAATGGAGTACCAAATGAGAGAAGGCCACCTTCAG GTCTGCCACCACAGAATCGACCATCTGAGGGAATAAGCAGTATCCTGGAAATTGGTGGATTGCCTTATCGATCTAAACGTGGAGGAATGATTGCTGCTGCTGTTGATGAG GGCATAATTTCTGATGCTCAAGAAGGCTTAATTGAGCAGGCTGGCTTAACTTCTAATGACAGAGGGGAAAGGGAAATGCCGGTCAATGTCCTAAGCAGGAATAAGTCACTTGGCTCTGCTG GTGTTCAGAATATCAAAATTGGATCTGATGATTCTGTTCCTGAGGACGCTGCTAAGGATAG GTTGAGATCGTCCAGTTCTAAAGGACCAGAGAATGTCTTGCTGAGGCGTCCACCTGTATCACGAGCTGCATCTTCTCAGGAAGCGCTGTCAGAGCTGAATGTTGACTCAGTCAGAGGGAAAAGTGTTCCAAGTGCAGTAACTCCTGATG GAGTGAGAAGGGAGGTGGGTGTTACAGCTGTAGGAAATGTTGAAGCGGCTAGCAGAAGAGATGTGCAGTTCCGAAGAACATCATCCTGTAATGATGCCGATGTATTGGAAACATCATTCAGTGATATGCTTAAAAGCAGCGCTAAGAAGCCAACACCTCAAGAAACGCATGCTTCAGCAGCAGCAGCTTCAGAGGCGCTGGATGGAGCTTCTGGGGCTCGGAACAAAAAGAAGGGCAAGAAAGGCAGACAGATTGATCCTGCACTTCTTGGTTTCAAGGTCACTAGCAATCGGATCATGATGGGCGAAATTCAGCATGTTGAAGATTAA